One window from the genome of Rhodopseudomonas sp. P2A-2r encodes:
- a CDS encoding GlcG/HbpS family heme-binding protein gives MAIRTLLAASALIALSTLSGQAQDALVTYKSLSPELALDSARAALTECRKRGYQVAVAVVDRSGVTQVMLRDRFAGAHTPATATGKAWTAASFKTSTGDLQSMSLPGMPQAGIRNLPGTVIIGGGVVVEAGGVLVGAIGVSGAPGGEADEACAKAGIEAIKDRLDF, from the coding sequence ATGGCGATCCGAACCCTGCTCGCGGCATCTGCGCTGATCGCGCTGTCCACCCTGTCAGGTCAGGCGCAGGACGCGCTTGTCACCTACAAGTCATTGAGTCCGGAACTCGCGCTGGATTCCGCCCGCGCGGCACTCACCGAATGCCGCAAGCGCGGCTACCAGGTCGCGGTGGCGGTGGTCGACCGCTCCGGCGTGACCCAGGTCATGCTGCGCGACCGCTTCGCCGGCGCTCATACGCCGGCCACCGCCACCGGCAAGGCTTGGACCGCCGCGTCGTTCAAGACGAGTACGGGCGATCTGCAATCCATGAGCCTTCCCGGCATGCCACAAGCCGGCATCCGCAATCTGCCCGGCACCGTGATCATTGGCGGTGGCGTGGTTGTCGAAGCGGGCGGTGTACTGGTGGGCGCAATCGGCGTCTCCGGCGCGCCCGGCGGCGAGGCCGACGAAGCCTGCGCCAAGGCCGGCATCGAGGCGATCAAGGACAGGCTGGATTTCTGA
- a CDS encoding thioredoxin fold domain-containing protein, protein MVGKLLLKSWLIQLSLVVLFLAPVTSRASELLMFERDGCVYCQRWNRDVGPIFDKTDEAKLLPLRRIDIDKQSTAGVTLASAVRFTPTFVVVDEGREIGRITGYINDDAFWGLLGTFVPRLQSRRLTEHSQLGQSSFDRSNGTQTP, encoded by the coding sequence ATGGTCGGCAAATTGCTTCTTAAATCGTGGCTCATTCAGCTGTCTCTTGTGGTTCTGTTTCTTGCGCCCGTTACGTCGCGAGCTTCAGAATTGCTGATGTTCGAGCGCGACGGATGCGTGTATTGCCAGCGCTGGAATCGCGACGTCGGGCCGATCTTCGACAAGACCGACGAAGCCAAGCTGCTTCCGCTGCGGCGCATCGACATCGACAAGCAGTCGACTGCTGGCGTCACGCTCGCATCGGCCGTGCGCTTTACTCCGACCTTCGTAGTCGTCGATGAGGGTCGCGAAATCGGCCGCATCACCGGTTACATCAACGACGATGCCTTCTGGGGATTGCTCGGCACATTCGTGCCCCGGCTGCAATCCCGTCGCCTGACCGAGCACTCGCAGCTGGGCCAATCATCCTTCGACAGGTCGAACGGCACGCAGACGCCATGA
- the soxY gene encoding thiosulfate oxidation carrier protein SoxY: MGFAALLAPKMSFADEQAVAAEIKKLYGDKKFESGKIKLDVPEIAENGLVVPVNVDIESPMTDADYVKSVHVYADGNPLPEVVSYKFTPACGKASASTRMRLAQTQNIICIAEMSNGNLHMAKANVKVTIGGCGG, translated from the coding sequence ATGGGGTTCGCAGCTTTGCTGGCCCCGAAGATGTCATTTGCTGACGAGCAGGCAGTTGCCGCCGAAATCAAGAAGCTCTACGGCGACAAGAAGTTCGAGAGCGGCAAGATCAAGCTCGATGTGCCCGAGATTGCCGAGAACGGCCTGGTCGTTCCCGTCAATGTCGATATCGAGAGCCCGATGACCGACGCGGATTATGTCAAGTCTGTGCATGTCTACGCCGACGGCAATCCGCTTCCGGAAGTGGTGAGTTACAAGTTCACGCCCGCCTGCGGCAAGGCCTCCGCCTCGACGCGGATGCGGCTTGCGCAGACCCAGAACATCATCTGCATCGCGGAAATGTCGAACGGCAACCTGCATATGGCGAAGGCCAATGTGAAGGTGACCATCGGCGGCTGCGGCGGCTGA
- a CDS encoding cytochrome c biogenesis CcdA family protein, which translates to MISNISLFGALGAGLLSFLSPCILPLVPPYLCFLAGVSLDELTSPEQGRAARPNWHVVAMSVAFVLGFATVFVALGASASLIGKAVTQYFDTLGLIAGAVILILGLHFLGVFRIGLLFREARFQAVRKPAGYLGSYVVGLAFAFGWTPCVGPVLAAILMVAGVEGSAGRGALLLGVYAFGIGIPFLLAALFAGRFVRLMARLRGHMNLVEKVIGSALVLTGVLFLTGAMPHIAGWLLQAFPAFSSIG; encoded by the coding sequence GTGATTTCGAATATTTCCCTGTTTGGCGCGTTGGGGGCGGGACTGCTTTCATTCCTCTCGCCGTGCATCCTGCCCTTGGTGCCGCCCTATCTGTGCTTTCTCGCCGGGGTCAGCCTCGACGAACTGACAAGCCCGGAGCAGGGGAGAGCGGCGCGGCCGAATTGGCATGTGGTGGCGATGTCGGTCGCCTTCGTGCTCGGCTTTGCCACCGTGTTCGTGGCGCTCGGCGCGTCCGCCTCGCTGATCGGCAAGGCCGTGACGCAGTATTTCGACACGCTTGGACTCATTGCCGGCGCGGTGATCCTGATTCTTGGCCTGCACTTTCTCGGCGTGTTCCGGATCGGCCTGCTGTTTCGCGAGGCGCGTTTTCAAGCGGTGCGCAAACCGGCAGGCTATCTAGGGAGCTACGTTGTCGGCCTGGCGTTCGCCTTCGGCTGGACGCCCTGCGTGGGGCCGGTGCTGGCGGCGATCCTGATGGTCGCCGGTGTCGAGGGATCGGCCGGCCGCGGCGCTCTGCTGCTCGGTGTCTACGCGTTCGGGATTGGTATTCCGTTTCTGCTCGCCGCGCTTTTTGCCGGTCGCTTCGTCCGGCTGATGGCGCGGCTGCGCGGTCATATGAACCTTGTCGAGAAGGTGATCGGCTCGGCCCTTGTGCTGACCGGCGTTCTGTTTTTGACTGGCGCGATGCCGCACATTGCCGGTTGGCTGCTGCAGGCATTTCCCGCGTTTTCGTCGATCGGTTGA
- the soxA gene encoding sulfur oxidation c-type cytochrome SoxA: MIRTVIGSALATMVLCTISFGASAQDASEKEIERYRAMISDPMSNPGFLAVDRGDILWSEKRGTKNVSLEQCDLGLGAGKLEGAYAKLPRYFKDADKVMDLEQRLLWCMQNVQGLDTKDVVARRFSGPGRASDMEDLVAYIANKSSDMKIEIQLGHPKEQEMAAVGEALFYRRGGVMDFACATCHADEGKRIRLQGLPNFSKPGKEAQDTMGSWPTYRVSQGALRTMQHRLWDCYRQQRWPVPEYGSDSITALTMFLNKQADGGNITVPSIKR; this comes from the coding sequence ATGATCCGAACCGTAATCGGTTCTGCACTGGCCACGATGGTGCTTTGCACAATATCCTTTGGAGCATCCGCGCAGGATGCGAGTGAGAAAGAGATCGAGCGCTACCGCGCGATGATTTCCGATCCGATGTCCAATCCCGGATTTCTTGCAGTCGACCGCGGCGACATTCTCTGGAGCGAAAAACGCGGCACCAAGAATGTGTCGCTCGAGCAGTGCGACCTCGGACTCGGCGCGGGCAAACTGGAAGGCGCTTATGCTAAGCTTCCGCGCTATTTCAAGGACGCCGACAAGGTCATGGATCTTGAACAGCGGCTGCTGTGGTGCATGCAGAATGTCCAGGGCCTCGACACCAAGGACGTCGTCGCGCGCCGGTTTTCAGGCCCGGGCCGCGCTTCCGACATGGAGGACCTGGTGGCCTATATCGCCAACAAGTCCAGCGACATGAAAATCGAAATACAGCTTGGCCATCCCAAGGAGCAGGAGATGGCAGCCGTCGGCGAGGCGCTGTTCTACCGGCGCGGCGGGGTGATGGATTTTGCATGCGCCACTTGCCATGCCGACGAGGGAAAGCGGATCCGGCTGCAAGGCCTGCCGAACTTCTCGAAGCCCGGCAAGGAAGCACAGGACACCATGGGCTCATGGCCGACCTACCGCGTCTCGCAAGGCGCGCTACGGACGATGCAGCATCGGCTGTGGGACTGCTACCGACAGCAGCGCTGGCCGGTCCCCGAATACGGCTCCGACAGCATCACCGCCCTGACCATGTTCCTGAACAAGCAGGCGGATGGCGGTAACATCACCGTCCCGTCGATCAAGCGCTGA
- the soxZ gene encoding thiosulfate oxidation carrier complex protein SoxZ: MATQPTPRVRVPAQAKPGEIIEIKTLISHEMESGQRKDAAGKIVPRKIINTFVAEFNGKMVFEAGWNPAISANPYQSFFYKAAESGEFTFTWKDDDGSNYVSKNKLTVAA; encoded by the coding sequence ATGGCTACGCAACCGACACCGCGTGTTCGCGTTCCCGCCCAGGCCAAGCCCGGCGAAATCATCGAAATCAAGACGCTGATCTCGCACGAGATGGAATCCGGGCAGCGCAAGGACGCCGCCGGCAAGATCGTGCCGCGCAAGATCATCAACACCTTCGTCGCCGAGTTCAACGGCAAGATGGTGTTCGAGGCGGGCTGGAATCCGGCGATTTCCGCTAATCCCTATCAGTCGTTCTTCTACAAGGCGGCTGAGAGCGGTGAGTTCACCTTCACCTGGAAGGACGACGACGGCTCGAACTATGTTTCAAAGAACAAGCTGACCGTCGCAGCATGA
- the soxX gene encoding sulfur oxidation c-type cytochrome SoxX, which translates to MKNILQVALVLAAGITTLSPAAFAQTSPAKAASATVAPALVDAYLKSTFGKAPPEWQARIEPDETLKTCNLYRNDVPSAEADKIVKRELAKVVFPADGKLLGDWKEGAKIANNGRGGQFSDDDKTVSGGNCYACHQMERDEVSYGTLGPSLTSYGKDRKYSPDDIKQAYTKIYDSQAVLACSNMPRFGANKFLTEKQIKDLVAFLFDPASPVNK; encoded by the coding sequence ATGAAGAACATTCTGCAAGTTGCGCTCGTCCTCGCCGCCGGCATCACGACGCTTTCGCCCGCGGCTTTCGCGCAGACCAGCCCGGCAAAGGCGGCCTCCGCAACCGTCGCCCCCGCCCTTGTCGATGCCTATCTCAAGTCGACATTCGGCAAGGCGCCGCCCGAATGGCAGGCGCGCATCGAACCCGATGAAACGCTGAAGACCTGCAATCTCTACCGCAACGACGTGCCGTCCGCCGAAGCCGACAAGATCGTCAAGCGCGAACTCGCAAAGGTCGTGTTTCCGGCCGACGGGAAGCTGCTCGGCGACTGGAAGGAGGGCGCGAAGATCGCCAATAACGGCCGCGGCGGGCAGTTTTCCGATGACGACAAGACCGTCAGCGGCGGCAACTGCTACGCCTGCCATCAGATGGAGCGTGACGAAGTCAGCTACGGCACGCTGGGACCGAGCCTCACCTCCTATGGCAAGGACCGCAAATACAGCCCGGACGACATCAAGCAGGCCTACACCAAGATCTACGATTCGCAGGCTGTGCTGGCGTGTTCGAACATGCCGCGCTTCGGCGCCAACAAGTTCCTGACGGAGAAGCAGATCAAGGATCTCGTTGCCTTCCTGTTCGACCCGGCTTCGCCGGTCAACAAGTAG
- a CDS encoding SoxW family protein — translation MAFGSSPAKAAAKLGDDGLYQMDWYLESFLDLSEDLAGATAKGKRLAIMWGLRGCPACKRMHEVHMMDPKIENYIRDNFEVLHLNHIGSRAVTDFDGRKLAEKALGEAYGVRFTPTIQFLAEKVDGLAGKSGQAREVARMPGLLEPSEFLAMFRYVRENGYDTMSFPDWLRKQA, via the coding sequence ATGGCCTTCGGATCGTCGCCTGCGAAGGCCGCTGCGAAGCTGGGCGACGACGGCCTGTACCAGATGGACTGGTATCTGGAGAGTTTTCTCGATCTCTCCGAGGACCTCGCCGGCGCCACCGCGAAGGGCAAGCGTTTGGCGATCATGTGGGGCCTCCGGGGATGTCCGGCATGCAAGCGGATGCATGAGGTCCATATGATGGATCCGAAGATCGAGAACTATATCCGCGACAATTTCGAAGTGCTGCACCTCAATCATATCGGCTCGCGCGCCGTGACCGATTTCGACGGCCGCAAGCTGGCCGAAAAGGCGCTCGGCGAGGCCTATGGCGTTCGCTTCACCCCGACGATCCAGTTTCTTGCGGAGAAGGTCGATGGTCTCGCCGGCAAGAGCGGCCAGGCGCGCGAGGTTGCCCGCATGCCCGGCCTGCTGGAGCCGTCGGAATTTCTCGCCATGTTCCGCTACGTGCGCGAAAACGGCTACGACACCATGTCGTTTCCCGACTGGCTGAGAAAGCAGGCCTGA